The following are encoded in a window of Pyrenophora tritici-repentis strain M4 chromosome 6, whole genome shotgun sequence genomic DNA:
- a CDS encoding Mei5 multi-domain protein: MSTPQAKRRRLNEAAKTLQKPFKSPFRTPLKPSIGDDPPSPDPPDVHASAHMTPTATIPAPKYVASSGNGGQQSSNAAVPGQVPATPVASKPRISKPLASRPNFSTPSRVAPKKIPSKPSLTREIMQLRNEIQMLKQAQTLATSTKDDDLVVLVDKWRMASRAAAEELFGSTRDRVNRMGGVGAWREREKESKERQLKWDQEEKEAEREKMEEAKGNGEVSEETYDRYAEMDGEREKGEEEKETFKCADDDSFTMDMMLKTLNIDLKLIGYSKEAQRWDG; the protein is encoded by the exons ATGTCGACACCGCAAGCGAAACGTCGCCGGCTGAACGAAGCTGCGAAAACGCTCCAGAAGCCGTTCAAATCGCCCTTTCGCACGCCGCTGAAGCCTAGCATAGGCGATGACCCGCCATCGCCTGACCCACCTGATGTTCATGCTTCTGCACATATGACCCCAACCGCGACGATTCCGGCTCCCAAATATGTTGCTTCCAGCGGCAATGGCGGACAGCAATCCTCTAATGCAGCAGTTCCCGGCCAGGTCCCAGCGACGCCGGTAGCCTCTAAGCCGCGTATCTCGAAGCCTCTCGCATCACGCCCAAACTTCTCCACCCCTTCGCGAGTCGCCCCAAAGAAGATACCCTCGAAACCTTCCCTCACGCGTGAGATAATGCAATTGCGCAACGAAATACAGATGCTCAAGCAAGCTCAAACCCTCGCTACCTCCACCAAGGACGACGACCTAGTCGTGCTCGTAGATAAATGGCGGATGGCGAGTCGTGCGGCAGCAGAAGAGCTATTCGGCAGCACCAGAGACCGGGTCAACCGGATGGGCGGGGTAGGCGCATGGAGGGAGCGCGAGAAGGAATCCAAAGAGCGACAATTGAAGTGGGACcaggaggagaaggaggcagAACGAGAGAAAATGGAAGAAGCAAAGGGGAACGGCGAAGTGTCGGAGGAAACGTATGATCGATATGCCGAGATGGATGGTGAGAGGGAGAAgggagaggaagagaaggagaCCTTCAAGTGTGCGGATGATGAT TCGTTTACCATGGATATGATGCTGAAGACACTCAACATTGATCTCAAGCTCATTGGGTACAGCAAGGAGGCGCAAAGGTGGGATGGATGA
- a CDS encoding PTR2, Dipeptide-tripeptide permease: MSAPLDQDMYAVAEAHQPSVVDTSATEKAALAKEHDVTSSLPDEDGREPTEQELKTLRRVSGKIPWTAMTVTFIEFCERFSYYGTTAVFVNFIQQPRPFGSRTGAVVESSSCYDAPGWSKDACLQAGGLGQDQQAATGLTTFNQFWAYIMPLVGGYVADTYLGRYLTIQYSIAFAIIGHIILICSSIPTVMDNPKGALGCFVAGLIIMGIGTGGFKANISPLLAEQIPQTRPAVKTLKSGERVIVDPQVTYSRIYLYFYMMINAGSLSGGIGMVYAEKYIGFWLSYALPTFMFFFAPIVLIVCKKKYILAPPTESVLSKSFKALRLASKGCWSANPVATYRNFQREDFWDRIKPSHLGASAPAFLQGVDDVWIDQVARGFNACKVFFWMPLYWLAYNQMVNNLTSQSATLQLNGVPNDLINNLNPLTLVIFIPIIDKFVYPAIRKTGFQFTPIKRIAWGFFIASAAMVSSAVLQYYIYELSPCPRTEVNSSAACKAPINVWVQAVPYCLVAFSEIFASVTSLEYAFTKAPENMRGLVMGVNLVQNAFSAALGQALVPLAEDPLLIWNYTVVAVLAFVGGIGFWFTWRGLDAREDELNMIEESTYKGRAPVTETERDHAHS; this comes from the exons ATGAGTGCTCCACTCGACCAGGACATGTACGCTGTGGCAGAGGCCCACCAGCCCAGCGTCGTCGACACCAGTGCAACAGAGAAAGCTGCTCTGGCAAAGGAGCATGATGTTACATCTTCGCTGCCTGACGAAGATGGCCGTGAGCCAACAGAGCAGGAGCTCAAGACGCTCCGCCGTGTCAGTGGAAAGATCCCATGGACAGCCATGACCGTCACCTTTATCGAGTTCTGCGAA CGTTTCTCCTACTATGGAACAACTGCAGTCTTCGTCAACTTCATCCAACAGCCGCGACCATTCGGCTCGCGCACTGGAGCTGTAGTTGAGAGTTCATCGTGTTACGATGCACCCGGCTGGAGCAAGGACGCCTGTCTACAAGCTGGTGGTCTCGGCCAGGACCAGCAAGCTGCCACCGGTCTTACCACTTTCAACCAGTTCTGGGCCTACATCATGCCCCTCGTCGGTGGTTACGTTGCTGATACCTACCTCGGTCGTTACCTCACCATCCAGTACTCCATCGCATTCGCCATTATCGGTCACATCATTCTTATCTGCTCCTCTATCCCTACCGTCATGGACAACCCCAAGGGCGCGCTCGGATGCTTCGTCGCTGGTCTCATCATCATGGGTATCGGAACCGGTGGTTTCAAAGCCAACATCTCGCCACTTCTCGCTGAACAGATTCCCCAAACTCGACCGGCTGTCAAGACCCTGAAGAGCGGCGAGCGCGTCATCGTTGACCCCCAAGTCACCTACTCCCGCATCTACCTCTACTTCTACATGATGATCAACGCTGGATCCCTCAGTGGAGGTATCGGTATGGTCTACGCTGAAAAGTACATTGGTTTCTGGCTCTCCTACGCGCTCCCGACCTTCATGTTCTTCTTCGCACCCATCGTCCTCATCGTCTGCAAGAAGAAGTACATCCTCGCACCGCCTACCGAATCCGTCCTTTCCAAGTCGTTCAAGGCCCTCAGGCTCGCCAGCAAGGGATGCTGGTCCGCCAACCCAGTCGCTACTTACCGCAACTTCCAACGCGAGGACTTCTGGGACCGCATCAAGCCCAGCCACCTTGGAGCCAGCGCCCCAGCATTCCTCCAAGGTGTCGATGATGTGTGGATTGACCAAGTCGCACGTGGTTTCAACGCCTGCAAGGTCTTCTTCTGGATGCCGCTCTACTGGCTCGCCTACAACCAGATGGTGAACAACCTCACGTCTCAATCCGCGACTCTCCAGCTCAACGGTGTACCCAACGACTTGATCAACAACTTGAACCCGCTAACCCTCGTCATCTTCATCCCCATCATCGACAAGTTCGTCTACCCCGCCATCCGCAAAACCGGCTTCCAATTCACGCCCATCAAGCGTATTGCATGGGGTTTCTTCATCGCCTCAGCCGCAATGGTCAGCTCCGCCGTGCTCCAATACTACATCTACGAGCTCTCCCCTTGCCCCAGGACCGAAGTCAACAGCTCCGCCGCCTGCAAAGCCCCCATCAACGTCTGGGTCCAAGCCGTCCCCTACTGCCTCGTCGCCTTCTCTGAAATTTTCGCTTCCGTCACTTCCCTCGAATACGCCTTCACAAAGGCCCCCGAGAACATGCGTGGTCTTGTTATGGGCGTTAACCTTGTGCAAAACGCCTTCTCTGCCGCCCTCGGTCAGGCTCTCGTTCCGCTTGCAGAGGACCCCCTTCTGATCTGGAACTACACCGTCGTTGCTGTCTTGGCATTCGTCGGTGGCATTGGCTTCTGGTTTACATGGAGGGGACTTGATGCCCGCGAGGACGAACTCAACATGATTGAGGAGTCGACCTACAAGGGTCGTGCGCCAGTCACCGAGACTGAGCGCGATCATGCCCATTCTTAG
- a CDS encoding NADH-cytochrome b5 reductase 3 — protein MFARQVFRPARTLQQQVRRYASEAPKSGGNNGILYTGIGAAGLAGAYLYMRGGDSPSGQKGSAPPSEEAKKIPSSSGDAKKAFTGGDQGFVSLMLEKSEVVNHNTKKLRFKLPEEDMESGLPVTSAVITKYKGPEMQKPVIRPYTPISDVDQKGSVDFIIKAYPGGPMSEHMHAMEPGQRLDIKGPIPKFQWKENLHEHIALIAGGTGITPMWQTARHIFRNPQDKTKVTLIYGNVSEEDILLKREWEELENTYPQRFRAFYVLDNPPESWQGGRGHVTKELLKTVLPEPKEGEKIKIFVCGPPGMYKAISGGKKSPSDQGELDGMLKELGYSKDQVYKF, from the exons ATGTTTGCCAGACAGGTATTTCGTCCGGCCAGGACGCTACAGCAG CAAGTCCGCCGTTATGCTTCTGAGGCACCCAAGAGTGGCGGTAACAATGGTATCCTTTACACAGGCATTGGCGCTGCTGGTCTCGCTGGTGCCTACCTGTACATGAGGGGCGGCGACTCGCCATCAGGGCAGAAGGGTAGTGCGCCACCATCAGAGGAGGCCAAGAAGATTCCTTCATCCAGCGGGGACGCGAAGAAGGCCTTTACTGGAGGCGACCAGGGCTTCGTGTCGCTCATGCTGGAGAAATCCGAGGTTGTCAACCACAACACCAAGAAGCTCCGCTTCAAGCTACCCGAGGAGGACATGGAGAGCGGCCTGCCTGTTACTT CTGCCGTTATCACCAAGTACAAGGGCCCTGAGATGCAGAAGCCCGTCATCCGACCCTACACACCCATCAGCGACGTAGACCAGAAGGGTAGTGTCGACTTCATAATCAAGGCCTACCCCGGTGGTCCCATGTCTGAGCATATGCACGCTATGGAGCCTGGCCAGCGGCTGGACATTAAGGGACCAATTCCCAAGTTCCAGTGGAAAGAAAATCTACATGAGCACATTGCTTTAATCGCTGGTGGCACCGGTATCACACCCATGTGGCAGACCGCACGACACATCTTTCGCAACCCCCAGGACAAGACAAAGGTCACCCTCATCTACGGCAACGTCTCTGAGGAGGACATTCTGCTGAAGCGCGAATGGGAAGAGCTGGAGAACACATACCCTCAGCGATTCCGCGCCTTTTACGTCCTGGACAACCCACCAGAGTCATGGCAGGGCGGAAGGGGCCACGTCACCAAGGAGCTACTGAAGACTGTGCTACCGGAACCAAAGGAGGGCGAGAAGATCAAGATCTTCGTGTGCGGACCACCGGGCATGTACAAGGCCATCAGCGGTGGCAAGAAGAGCCCGAGTGACCAGGGCGAACTTGACGGTATGCTCAAGGAGCTTGGTTACAGCAAGGACCAAGTCTACAAGTTCTAG